One window from the genome of Glycine soja cultivar W05 chromosome 12, ASM419377v2, whole genome shotgun sequence encodes:
- the LOC114379577 gene encoding uncharacterized protein LOC114379577 isoform X2: MTEPPFRPREKLIEKQKYFQNIHKHTYLKGPYDKITSVAIPLALAATSLYLIGRGIYNMSHGIGKKE, encoded by the exons ATGACAGAACCACCGTTTAGACCACGAGAGAAACTTATTGAGAAGCAAAAGTATTTCCAGAATATCCATAAACACACATACTTGAAAGGGCCATATGACAAGATCACATCTGTTGCAATACCACTCGCATTGGCAGCAACTTCGTTGTATCTGATT GGAAGAGGGATCTACAATATGTCACATGGAATAGGGAAGAAAGAATAA